The sequence below is a genomic window from Candidatus Methylomirabilota bacterium.
CGGCCCTCCACTGGCTCGGCGACCACCACCGGTTGTTTCCGGCGCTCCTTTCGGCGCTGGCGCCGGGTGGCGTGCTCGCCGTCCAGATGCCCCGCAATTTCTCCGCGCCCTCCCACACCGCCATCGCCGACGCGGTCCGGAGCGGACCGTGGCGTACGAAGCTCGAGTCGTTGATCACGCCGGCGCCGGTGGCCGACCCGGCCGTCTATTTCGACCTGCTGGCCCCGCGGGCGGCCGCCCTCGACATCTGGGAGTCCGAGTATCTCCAGGTGCTCGAGGGCGAGCACCCGGTCAAGGAGTGGACCAAGGGCACGTGGCTCCGGCCGTTGCTCGACGCTCTCGACGAGCCCGAGCGGAGCCGCTTCGAGGCGTGTTATGCCGAGCTGGTCGGGCGCGCCTACCCGCCACGCTCGGACGGACTCACGCTGTTCCCGTTTCGACGCCTCTTCGTGGTGGCCAGGGCGCGCGAAGACTGAACCACTGGCATGGGTATGCCTGGGCGTCTCGGAGCCCGCGCCGAGCTCTTCATGGATCGGAAGCCGGGCCGCCGGTATGCCGCCACGCTGCTCGGCCGGGCGGCCCGGCGGGCGCTGGCCACGCCCTCCGGATGGGATGTGGTCGCGGTGTTTCGCCGGAGCCTGTACTGCGGCAGCCCCGACGGGTCGCTGATCTGCCTCGGCCCGGCCTCCATCGGGGCGGGGCCGCTCAACGTCATCTGTGACCTCCCCAAGGGGGCCGGCTGGGAGGCCGACGTCCTGGAACCCGGAGCGGCGGCGGAGTGGGATGGGACGACCTTTCGGGTCGATGGGTGCTTCGCCTTCGAGCTGGCCGGCGCGCGCGAGTGGCGTCCGGTCCCGGTGCCCGGCGACTGGGCTCCGGACGTGGTCGCCGCGTCGGTACGGGCAGTGGCGGCCGAGACGGCGGCCTGCGCTCCGGCCGACGGCCTGGCTCGGGTCATCTCGACGCTGGCCCCGGCGGGGGCGGCGCCCCCGGATGCCGCGCGGAGCCCCCTCGACCAGCTGGCGGGTCCGGCGGTGACGGCGCTGGCCGGATGGCTCCGATCGGTCCGAGACCAGGCCGGGCCGCCCACTCCCGGGCCGCCCTCCGAGCTGGAGTCCTTGATCGGGCTGGGGCCGGGCCTGACGCCGTCGGGCGACGACCTCCTCGGCGGCGCGATGATCGCGCTTCGGGCCTTCGGGCGGCCGGACGCGGCCGAGCGACTCGCCGATCGGCTGCTGCCGCGGGCGCGAAGCCGGACGCATCGCATCAGCCTCGCGCATCTCGCCAGCGCCGCCGATGGCGAAGGCATGGCCGCGCTGCACGCCCTGCTGGCGGCGCTGTGTGAGCCGGACCTCCCGCAGCTCCATGCGTGTCTGGATGCTCTGGCGGCGGTCGGGCACACGTCGGGCTGGGACGCGCTGGCCGGGGCCTCGGTCGTCGCCGCGGTCATGTCGAGCCCGAGGCCCGGGAGGGAGTCGCGATGGAGCTGACTCGGCTGAGCGCGGGCGAGGCCGCCGCCGCCGTCCGCGCCGGCACGCTGACGGCGGAAGCGCTGGTCCGGGCGTGTCTCGGCCGCATCGCCGAGCTCGAGGAGCAGCTCGGGGCCTGGGCGTACCTGGATCCCGACTATGCGGTGAGCCAGGCCCGGCGCGCGGATCAGCATCGACGGGATGGCGAGGCGCTGGGCCCCCTCCACGGGGTGCCGGTCGGCGTGAAAGACATCTTCGACACGGCTGACATGCCGACCGAGAACGGGACCGTGCTCCATGCCGGTCGCCAGCCCACCGAGGACGCCACCGCGGTGTCACTGCTCCGCCAGGCAGGCGCCATCGTCCTGGGCAAGACGGTGACCACCGAGCTGGCCGTCTACTCTCCGGGCAAGACCACGAATCCCCACGACCCCCGGCGAACGCCGGGCGGATCCTCGAGCGGGTCGGCGGCGGCCGTCGCCGCGTTCATGGTCCCGGTGGCGCTCGGCTCTCAGACCAACGGGTCCGTGCTCCGGCCGGCGTCCTACTGCGGCGTCTATGGCTACAAGCCCACCTACGGGCTGATCTCCCGCCACGGCGCGCTGGGCCAGTCCCCGCCGCTGGACCAGGTCGGGGTCTTCGGGCGAAGCGTCGAGGACGTCGCGCTGCTGGCCGAATCGCTGATGGCCTTCGACAGCCGGGATCCCGCCATGCGGCCGCGCGCCCACGCGCGGCTCCTGGCGGGGCTGGCCGCCGAGCCGCCGACGGAGCCCCGGCTCGCCTTCGTCAGGACGCCCGCCTGGGACCGGGCCGACGACGAGACCCGGCGGGCACTCGCGCGCCTGGTGGAGCGTCTGGGCCCGCGGGTCGTGGAGGTCGCGCTGCCGCCGATGTTCGACGAGGCGATCGGCTGGCACCGCACGATCATGGAGGCGGACCTGGCGAAGAGCTTCGCGGGCGAGTACGCGACGGGGAAAGACCGGCTGA
It includes:
- a CDS encoding amidase, translating into MELTRLSAGEAAAAVRAGTLTAEALVRACLGRIAELEEQLGAWAYLDPDYAVSQARRADQHRRDGEALGPLHGVPVGVKDIFDTADMPTENGTVLHAGRQPTEDATAVSLLRQAGAIVLGKTVTTELAVYSPGKTTNPHDPRRTPGGSSSGSAAAVAAFMVPVALGSQTNGSVLRPASYCGVYGYKPTYGLISRHGALGQSPPLDQVGVFGRSVEDVALLAESLMAFDSRDPAMRPRAHARLLAGLAAEPPTEPRLAFVRTPAWDRADDETRRALARLVERLGPRVVEVALPPMFDEAIGWHRTIMEADLAKSFAGEYATGKDRLSSVLRAMIDRGHECRAVDYNRALEGIPRLNEALDPIFQSCDAILAPVTTGAAPLGLESTGSPIFCTIWTLCGVPAISLPLLHDAAGMPMGVQLVGRRGDDGRLLRTARWLAQRGSA
- a CDS encoding methyltransferase domain-containing protein, which produces MPWDPAQYLKFADHRLRPAIDLLNRIDVADPAEVYDLGAGAGNVTRLLRARWPNARITGVDESHEMLVKAAAGDPEIVWQRADLATWRPARPADVIYSNAALHWLGDHHRLFPALLSALAPGGVLAVQMPRNFSAPSHTAIADAVRSGPWRTKLESLITPAPVADPAVYFDLLAPRAAALDIWESEYLQVLEGEHPVKEWTKGTWLRPLLDALDEPERSRFEACYAELVGRAYPPRSDGLTLFPFRRLFVVARARED
- a CDS encoding DUF2877 domain-containing protein, which codes for MDRKPGRRYAATLLGRAARRALATPSGWDVVAVFRRSLYCGSPDGSLICLGPASIGAGPLNVICDLPKGAGWEADVLEPGAAAEWDGTTFRVDGCFAFELAGAREWRPVPVPGDWAPDVVAASVRAVAAETAACAPADGLARVISTLAPAGAAPPDAARSPLDQLAGPAVTALAGWLRSVRDQAGPPTPGPPSELESLIGLGPGLTPSGDDLLGGAMIALRAFGRPDAAERLADRLLPRARSRTHRISLAHLASAADGEGMAALHALLAALCEPDLPQLHACLDALAAVGHTSGWDALAGASVVAAVMSSPRPGRESRWS